Proteins co-encoded in one Arachis hypogaea cultivar Tifrunner chromosome 13, arahy.Tifrunner.gnm2.J5K5, whole genome shotgun sequence genomic window:
- the LOC112736520 gene encoding uncharacterized protein isoform X2 produces the protein MGITEETMHVPPRKRQNLLLEIPSRTPEECSQDYVAIKMPMTPSPTPTPKRVNFLISSRSVDAPMHTSPGPSASKGRSSIRSILPKLSFRYRPPTDTEKGTTSAQEGSSSGHREKPSISRSLSLSKIFTPRIKRTSSLPLGEMGHSNPESAHGGSVGGPLNKGEPQRKIARSLSVPVNNKDKGIRRMDSFYRIVPTTPRVKEGNALSSTSPTKNSEINDADDDDGEDIPEEEAVCRICLVDLCEGGETFKLECSCKGELALAHQECAIKWFSIKGNRTCDVCKEDVQNLPVTLLRIQSVRGRNPGISRTQLEDVNGYRVWQEVPVLVIVSMLAYFCFLEQLLVTKMGTGAIAISLPFSCVLGLLSSMTSSTMVKSRFIWIYASVQFALVVLFAHIFYSVVHVQAVLSILLATFAGFGVVMSGSSILVEFFRWRRRWQQQQQGPQLMTQPRPANTPHPVVPPNQNQTVEQDQQNSTQS, from the exons ATGGGGATAACCGAAGAAACCATGCATGTTCCTCCAAGGAAGCGACAGAATCTTCTCCTAGAAATTCCCTCAAGAACTCCAGAAGAATGCTCCCAAGATTATGTGGCAATCAAAATGCCAATGACACCAAGTCCCACTCCCACCCCAAAGAGAGTGAACTTTCTCATATCTTCTCGCTCGGTCGATGCTCCTATGCATACTTCTCCAGGGCCTTCAGCTTCAAAAGGCAGATCATCCATAAGAAGCATTCTACCGAAATTGAGCTTCAGGTATCGGCCACCAACGGATACTGAAAAGGGTACTACTTCAGCACAAGAAGGTTCCTCTTCAGGTCATCGCGAAAAGCCATCAATCTCAAGATCACTATCCCTTAGTAAGATATTTACTCCTAGGATTAAAAGAACATCATCATTACCACTAGGAGAAATGGGACATTCAAATCCAGAATCTGCTCATGGTGGAAGTGTCGGTGGTCCTCTAAAT AAAGGAGAGCCGCAGCGTAAGATAGCTCGCTCGCTTTCAGTGCCTGTCaataacaaagataaaggcataagGAGGATGGATTCATTTTACCGTATTGTTCCTACCACCCCTCGAGTAAAGGAAGGAAATGCATTGTCATCCACATCCCCAACAAAGAATTCCG AAATTAATGACGCTGATGATGATGACGGAGAAGATATACCTGAAGAAGAGGCTGTGTGTAGGATTTGTCTGGTTGATTTATGTGAAGGAGGTGAAACCTTCAAGTTGGAATGTAGCTGCAAAGGAGAACTTGCTCTGGCTCACCAAGAATGTGCAATTAAATGGTTTAGTATCAAGGGCAACAGAACCTGTGATGTATGCAAGGAAGATGTTCAGAACCTACCTGTCACTTTATTACGGATCCAAAGTGTTCGAGGCCGGAATCCAGGAATAAGTAGGACTCAGCTCGAAGATGTAAACGGATACAG GGTATGGCAGGAAGTTCCGGTGCTTGTCATTGTCAGCATGCTTGCCTATTTCTGTTTTCTTGAGCAGTTATTG GTCACGAAAATGGGAACCGGTGCAATCGCCATATCTCTTCCTTTTTCCTGTGTGCTAGGCCTACTTTCCTCCATGACATCATCAACCATGG TGAAGAGCAGGTTCATCTGGATTTATGCATCTGTCCAGTTTGCACTTGTGGTTCTTTTTGCGCATATATTTTACTCCgtg GTTCATGTGCAAGCAGTTCTGTCAATCCTTCTGGCAACATTCGCCGGTTTCGGTGTCGTTATGAGTGGAAGTTCTATTCTTGTTGAGTTCTTCAGATGGAG
- the LOC112736520 gene encoding uncharacterized protein isoform X1 — MSSQEKSLTLGGYEQQHAHADAAASCRRTVSLPAQKVDDPMGITEETMHVPPRKRQNLLLEIPSRTPEECSQDYVAIKMPMTPSPTPTPKRVNFLISSRSVDAPMHTSPGPSASKGRSSIRSILPKLSFRYRPPTDTEKGTTSAQEGSSSGHREKPSISRSLSLSKIFTPRIKRTSSLPLGEMGHSNPESAHGGSVGGPLNKGEPQRKIARSLSVPVNNKDKGIRRMDSFYRIVPTTPRVKEGNALSSTSPTKNSEINDADDDDGEDIPEEEAVCRICLVDLCEGGETFKLECSCKGELALAHQECAIKWFSIKGNRTCDVCKEDVQNLPVTLLRIQSVRGRNPGISRTQLEDVNGYRVWQEVPVLVIVSMLAYFCFLEQLLVTKMGTGAIAISLPFSCVLGLLSSMTSSTMVKSRFIWIYASVQFALVVLFAHIFYSVVHVQAVLSILLATFAGFGVVMSGSSILVEFFRWRRRWQQQQQGPQLMTQPRPANTPHPVVPPNQNQTVEQDQQNSTQS, encoded by the exons ATGAGTTCTCAGGAAAAGTCTCTGACTTTGGGTGGATATGAACAACAACATGCTCATGCTGATGCAGCAGCTTCTTGCAGAAGAACAGTTTCTCTGCCAGCTCAAAAG GTTGATGATCCAATGGGGATAACCGAAGAAACCATGCATGTTCCTCCAAGGAAGCGACAGAATCTTCTCCTAGAAATTCCCTCAAGAACTCCAGAAGAATGCTCCCAAGATTATGTGGCAATCAAAATGCCAATGACACCAAGTCCCACTCCCACCCCAAAGAGAGTGAACTTTCTCATATCTTCTCGCTCGGTCGATGCTCCTATGCATACTTCTCCAGGGCCTTCAGCTTCAAAAGGCAGATCATCCATAAGAAGCATTCTACCGAAATTGAGCTTCAGGTATCGGCCACCAACGGATACTGAAAAGGGTACTACTTCAGCACAAGAAGGTTCCTCTTCAGGTCATCGCGAAAAGCCATCAATCTCAAGATCACTATCCCTTAGTAAGATATTTACTCCTAGGATTAAAAGAACATCATCATTACCACTAGGAGAAATGGGACATTCAAATCCAGAATCTGCTCATGGTGGAAGTGTCGGTGGTCCTCTAAAT AAAGGAGAGCCGCAGCGTAAGATAGCTCGCTCGCTTTCAGTGCCTGTCaataacaaagataaaggcataagGAGGATGGATTCATTTTACCGTATTGTTCCTACCACCCCTCGAGTAAAGGAAGGAAATGCATTGTCATCCACATCCCCAACAAAGAATTCCG AAATTAATGACGCTGATGATGATGACGGAGAAGATATACCTGAAGAAGAGGCTGTGTGTAGGATTTGTCTGGTTGATTTATGTGAAGGAGGTGAAACCTTCAAGTTGGAATGTAGCTGCAAAGGAGAACTTGCTCTGGCTCACCAAGAATGTGCAATTAAATGGTTTAGTATCAAGGGCAACAGAACCTGTGATGTATGCAAGGAAGATGTTCAGAACCTACCTGTCACTTTATTACGGATCCAAAGTGTTCGAGGCCGGAATCCAGGAATAAGTAGGACTCAGCTCGAAGATGTAAACGGATACAG GGTATGGCAGGAAGTTCCGGTGCTTGTCATTGTCAGCATGCTTGCCTATTTCTGTTTTCTTGAGCAGTTATTG GTCACGAAAATGGGAACCGGTGCAATCGCCATATCTCTTCCTTTTTCCTGTGTGCTAGGCCTACTTTCCTCCATGACATCATCAACCATGG TGAAGAGCAGGTTCATCTGGATTTATGCATCTGTCCAGTTTGCACTTGTGGTTCTTTTTGCGCATATATTTTACTCCgtg GTTCATGTGCAAGCAGTTCTGTCAATCCTTCTGGCAACATTCGCCGGTTTCGGTGTCGTTATGAGTGGAAGTTCTATTCTTGTTGAGTTCTTCAGATGGAG